The sequence TTTGCTCTAATTTTTCCATTGGCTCAATTAAGTCGGATTTGTTCAAAATTAAATATTTCCAGGCGCCAGAGGGGGCGTTTTTGAATAGCCCCTCGGTGTGGGCGGCGAGTCGAGCGATGGCTGTGGCGTCAACATGGGCGCCTATTGGGAGGTCGCAAAGAGCGGACAACCGCTCGGGGCGGAAAACATGTTCCTCGTCGATGGGGCTTCCCAGCGCGTCGAGTCCGACGATGCCGAGAACGATATCTACTCCAGGCGGCAGCACTGGCTCGTGCGGCCCCGGTGCCTTGATAGGTAATCCGCGCGAGCCATCCGCCTCGATGAGGACGACCCCTGATTTATCTCTAAAAGGCGCTATTTCATTGGCCTCAAAGCCCTTGAGCTTCATTCTGTCGCGGCCCGGAAAGCGCTTGGAGGAGAGCCTGCTCGCCCGTTTTCGGGCAAGGGCCAAGTGATGGGGCCAAGCACCCACGCGCTCTGCTATGAGTGCAACAAGGCGCTCACTTGAGCCGAGAAGGGTGGTGGCCTCCTCCTCGGGGGCAAAGAAGTGGGTTGTCGTCGTGTGGATAACCGGGTGGATGCCCGCGGCGCAGCATTCATCTCCTAAGGCATTGAGAATGCTTGTCTTGCCGCCACCGCCTACGGCCGCCGCCATCATTCCGGCCTTAAGGCCGATGGCCTCGGAAAGTGTAGTGCTCGGGAGCGCCCCGCTCGGGAGCGCCCGGTTCGGGAGCCTCTCTTTGTTCACCTTGTCCGGACTTCCTCGCCGCTCCTCAAGAGCTCGCGGCGAAGTAT comes from Nitrospinaceae bacterium and encodes:
- the yqeC gene encoding putative selenium-dependent hydroxylase accessory protein YqeC gives rise to the protein MNKERLPNRALPSGALPSTTLSEAIGLKAGMMAAAVGGGGKTSILNALGDECCAAGIHPVIHTTTTHFFAPEEEATTLLGSSERLVALIAERVGAWPHHLALARKRASRLSSKRFPGRDRMKLKGFEANEIAPFRDKSGVVLIEADGSRGLPIKAPGPHEPVLPPGVDIVLGIVGLDALGSPIDEEHVFRPERLSALCDLPIGAHVDATAIARLAAHTEGLFKNAPSGAWKYLILNKSDLIEPMEKLEQIGYIICNGVCPPSSQVEAVLFTACNETGARILVKTP